One genomic window of Branchiostoma lanceolatum isolate klBraLanc5 chromosome 5, klBraLanc5.hap2, whole genome shotgun sequence includes the following:
- the LOC136435880 gene encoding uncharacterized protein, protein MAGSACTRQYTRMKFLCSLRSPRRDLSILVLAVTVFYLYLTYTMDSQVSKEEALLPSRKGRKVGLGLQGNTWINSVQRNILEGMEQEGAKVPNGPVLSELSPLQRKLVELEKKTLERFTNHDRVVVIRGHSKVIARDLSLYEQAFHKHGFYVRLPAGFRSNITGFSNYSSSYEDVQLFEATVEQSQDALQHRAVLEGEKEGWMVLLCMTFTDGDTGEGMCLHKATYGHLKPHQKVNRIPGVRTTLWRKIPGTALP, encoded by the exons ATGGCTGGAAGTGCCTGTACGAGACAATATACCAGGATGAAGTTCCTCTGCAGCCTACGATCACCACGGAGAGACCTGTCCATCCTGGTCCTGGCTGTGACAGTGTTTTACCTGTATCTCACATATACAATGGATTCACAAGTGTCCAAAGAGGAGGCATTGCTACCCAGTAGGAAGGGCCGTAAGGTTGGACTTGGCCTTCAGGGCAACACCTGGATCAACTCTGTACAGAGGAACATTCTGGAAGGGATGGAGCAAGAGGGAGCAAAAGTACCAAACGGCCCTGTCTTGTCTGAATTAAGTCCGCTTCAGAGAAAACTTGTGGAG CTTGAGAAGAAAACCCTGGAAAGATTCACCAACCATGACAGGGTCGTGGTCATCAGAGGTCACTCCAAGGTCATTGCCAGAGACCTGTCTTTGTACGAACAAGCATTCCACAAACACGGCTTCTACGTCCGACTGCCTGCAGGTTTCAGGTCCAACATCACTGGCTTCTCCAACTATTCCTCCAGCTATGAAG ATGTGCAATTGTTTGAAGCGACAGTGGAGCAGTCCCAGGATGCCTTGCAGCACCGTGCAGTGCTGGAGGGAGAGAAGGAGGGCTGGATGGTGCTCTTGTGTATGACCTTCACAG ATGGAGACACTGGTGAGGGCATGTGTCTTCACAAGGCAACATATGGGCACCTCAAACCGCATCAAAAG GTGAACAGAATCCCAGGTGTGAGGACGACTCTGTGGAGGAAGATCCCAGGTACAGCTCTTCCCTAA